From Spirochaetota bacterium, one genomic window encodes:
- a CDS encoding pyridoxamine 5'-phosphate oxidase family protein has product MRRKEREITDTAEIESILKSAEVATLALIDGDTPYALPLNFGYRERTLFIHCALEGRKIDMLRRHPSVAFSVFDNYAVIRGETACHWGVRYRSVLGTGRVRFITDAAEKKRALDILMSKFTEGPFVYDEKQMSRTCTFAVDIATMSGKQKL; this is encoded by the coding sequence ATGCGAAGAAAAGAACGGGAAATAACCGATACGGCGGAGATAGAGTCGATACTGAAGTCGGCAGAGGTGGCGACGCTTGCGCTCATCGACGGCGATACCCCTTACGCGCTGCCGCTCAATTTCGGCTACCGCGAGAGGACGCTCTTCATCCATTGCGCGCTCGAAGGGCGGAAGATCGACATGCTCAGAAGGCACCCATCGGTCGCTTTCTCCGTGTTCGATAATTACGCCGTCATTCGCGGGGAGACGGCCTGCCACTGGGGCGTACGCTATCGCTCGGTGCTCGGGACAGGACGCGTGCGGTTCATTACCGACGCCGCCGAGAAGAAGAGGGCGCTCGATATACTCATGTCGAAATTCACCGAAGGACCGTTCGTCTATGATGAGAAGCAGATGTCGCGTACCTGCACGTTCGCCGTCGATATCGCAACGATGAGCGGGAAACAGAAACTCTAG
- the rseP gene encoding RIP metalloprotease RseP, producing MDILFWIIAFVVLGVLIFVHELGHLVMGLITGIKAEVFSIGYGKGIISKTLWGIKFQIGWFPIGGYCKFKGEDPNDKGGSKDDFLNTHPLKRLSIAVGGPAFNYFFAVMLLAALAMLPSTRNFYAPTLSVFENAKYAGGKDEISAAHRAGFRSGDVIISVNKKSVRTDRDVYDALKDVSAFAKDSETKFTVRRGSATVDLKLRGDDMQRFMGGSSGIIIASTTLTIKRVQANSAAQNAGLKAGDTIAVVNGKAVSYYSDFRTAVYDNPGTKITISVRRGKETVTRDVIPATKRSGNTSYGVIGVEFSDAPLSTERTPGKPLHRAIISGFTESASTLTSYVRGLGMLVTGQLPLKDSVGGPIRIMQMTQEVAKTSIVGLINFTAVLSLILFLMNLLPIPIVDGSIIVFSLWEFISRKPLNRALLIRIQMVGFALLVSLGIIITANDIMHIFR from the coding sequence ATGGATATTCTCTTCTGGATAATAGCGTTCGTCGTGCTCGGTGTTCTCATCTTCGTGCATGAACTCGGCCATCTCGTCATGGGACTTATTACCGGCATAAAAGCGGAAGTATTCTCGATAGGGTACGGCAAAGGCATCATCTCAAAAACGCTCTGGGGCATCAAATTCCAGATCGGCTGGTTCCCCATCGGCGGCTACTGCAAATTCAAGGGCGAAGACCCCAATGACAAGGGCGGATCGAAGGACGATTTCCTCAATACGCACCCGTTGAAGCGGCTTTCCATCGCTGTCGGCGGTCCGGCGTTCAATTATTTCTTCGCCGTCATGCTGTTGGCAGCGCTCGCCATGCTTCCGTCAACGCGGAATTTTTACGCACCGACACTGAGCGTTTTCGAGAACGCAAAATACGCCGGCGGCAAGGATGAGATCTCGGCAGCGCATCGCGCCGGTTTCAGGAGCGGCGATGTGATCATTTCGGTGAACAAGAAGTCCGTACGCACCGACCGCGATGTGTACGATGCCCTGAAGGACGTAAGCGCTTTCGCCAAGGATTCGGAAACAAAATTCACCGTACGGCGCGGCAGTGCGACCGTTGATCTGAAGCTGCGCGGCGATGATATGCAGCGCTTCATGGGCGGCTCATCGGGGATTATCATAGCATCGACGACGCTCACGATAAAACGCGTACAGGCGAACTCGGCGGCGCAGAACGCCGGGCTTAAGGCGGGCGACACTATCGCCGTGGTGAACGGGAAGGCAGTCTCCTATTACAGCGATTTTCGCACCGCCGTGTACGATAATCCCGGAACAAAGATAACGATAAGCGTGCGCCGCGGAAAAGAGACCGTAACGCGTGATGTCATCCCCGCGACGAAAAGATCCGGCAATACTTCATACGGCGTCATCGGCGTGGAATTCTCCGATGCGCCGCTTTCCACCGAACGTACACCCGGCAAGCCGCTCCATCGCGCCATCATAAGCGGGTTCACGGAGAGCGCATCGACCTTGACAAGCTATGTGCGCGGGCTCGGCATGCTCGTGACCGGGCAATTGCCGCTCAAGGATTCGGTGGGCGGCCCCATTCGCATCATGCAGATGACGCAGGAAGTGGCGAAAACGAGCATCGTTGGGCTCATCAATTTCACCGCCGTGCTGAGCCTCATCCTCTTTCTCATGAACCTCCTGCCGATCCCCATCGTTGACGGATCGATAATAGTGTTCTCGCTTTGGGAATTCATATCGAGGAAGCCGCTCAACCGCGCGCTTCTTATCCGCATACAGATGGTCGGCTTCGCGCTTTTAGTATCGCTCGGGATCATCATAACCGCGAACGATATCATGCATATCTTCCGCTGA
- a CDS encoding AraC family transcriptional regulator, translated as MKIISHRRSIMPFGISRTGTITSYPPHSHDFTELTYIHTGDGVHILNGERTPFRAHDVLFTPPTIEHSFAAAGTHDQTSIAFYPEFFRAHSLAPTAAALAAIIRSGRCALSLLPDQADDFERTIDAMFREYMFKQHRYERMIALSAARLIAIIERSSAEKSSVLSRFKDMPSPLYTALMRIESEYHLLGESGEMASDSEVSAKHLIRLFKKHLKLTPLQYLNRVRVEKCCELISVKDIAIADAAYRTGFNDLANFNRLFKRFTGMTPTAFRTAIAAKKIDPASANRFGFPLRMIPSDPQRRSPF; from the coding sequence GTGAAGATAATATCGCATCGCAGAAGCATCATGCCGTTCGGCATATCGCGGACGGGGACCATCACATCGTATCCGCCGCACAGCCACGATTTCACCGAACTGACCTATATTCACACGGGCGACGGCGTTCATATCCTCAACGGCGAACGAACGCCCTTCCGCGCGCATGATGTCCTCTTCACACCGCCGACCATCGAACACTCCTTCGCCGCTGCCGGCACGCATGATCAGACGAGCATAGCGTTCTATCCGGAATTCTTCCGCGCGCACTCGCTCGCACCGACGGCTGCCGCACTTGCCGCCATTATCCGCTCCGGCCGCTGCGCACTCTCGCTCCTGCCCGACCAGGCGGACGATTTCGAGCGCACGATAGATGCGATGTTCCGTGAATACATGTTCAAGCAGCACCGCTATGAACGGATGATAGCCCTTTCCGCGGCACGACTCATCGCCATCATCGAGCGTTCGTCCGCCGAGAAGAGTTCCGTGCTCTCCCGTTTCAAGGATATGCCCTCTCCGCTTTATACCGCACTCATGCGCATCGAGTCCGAGTACCATCTCCTCGGTGAAAGCGGCGAGATGGCGTCCGATTCCGAAGTGAGCGCCAAGCACCTGATACGCCTCTTTAAAAAACACCTGAAGCTCACGCCGCTGCAGTATCTGAACCGCGTGCGTGTGGAGAAATGCTGCGAGCTCATCTCCGTGAAGGATATAGCCATTGCGGATGCGGCATACCGCACCGGGTTCAACGATCTTGCCAATTTCAACCGGCTCTTCAAGCGCTTCACCGGCATGACTCCCACCGCGTTCCGCACCGCGATAGCGGCGAAGAAGATCGACCCGGCGTCGGCGAACCGCTTCGGTTTTCCGCTCAGGATGATACCATCTGACCCCCAGCGCCGTTCCCCTTTTTAA
- a CDS encoding HAMP domain-containing sensor histidine kinase, whose translation MKYPKKKKPAVALPAHRFAFIAHELKGTLAAAMQNLYALKDGYFGAVSDEQKKIIATSLTYLGYFDSMMKNLFMFERIGEKMFVPVLRPTTLDTVILPAAASIRTIAEQRRLTIGTDIAPGIIVPADSGMLAAAIMNILGNAASYASAGGCITVRAVAQASRVTIDIYNDGTPIAARDVKKLFRKFSRLDRDADHIAGTGLGLFIARAIIKKHRGSIACVPRSTGNSFVITLPLSRT comes from the coding sequence ATGAAGTACCCGAAAAAGAAAAAGCCCGCGGTCGCGCTGCCGGCACATCGTTTCGCGTTCATCGCGCACGAACTTAAGGGCACGCTCGCCGCGGCAATGCAGAACCTCTATGCGCTCAAGGACGGGTATTTCGGCGCCGTGAGCGATGAGCAGAAGAAGATCATCGCCACCTCGCTCACCTATCTCGGTTATTTCGATTCCATGATGAAGAACCTGTTCATGTTCGAGCGCATCGGCGAGAAGATGTTCGTCCCCGTGCTTCGACCGACGACGCTCGACACGGTCATACTGCCGGCTGCCGCATCCATACGCACCATTGCCGAGCAGCGCCGGCTCACGATAGGAACGGATATAGCACCCGGCATCATCGTCCCCGCGGACAGCGGCATGCTCGCCGCCGCGATAATGAACATCCTCGGCAATGCGGCATCCTACGCATCGGCGGGCGGGTGCATAACCGTTCGCGCCGTAGCGCAAGCCTCCCGTGTGACCATCGATATCTATAACGACGGCACGCCGATAGCAGCACGCGATGTGAAAAAGCTCTTCAGGAAATTCTCGCGCCTTGACCGCGATGCGGACCATATTGCCGGCACCGGCCTCGGGCTTTTCATCGCCCGCGCCATCATCAAGAAACACCGCGGCTCCATCGCCTGCGTGCCCCGCAGTACGGGCAATTCATTCGTCATTACGCTCCCGCTCTCAAGAACATAG